A stretch of Microbacterium caowuchunii DNA encodes these proteins:
- a CDS encoding transferase: protein MGKNYIDIENDRGETLRYRKHVNGRGLVANGAKVHPTACVEAGAYVEPGVQIAAGAFIGRGAWIESDVVVGPKARIAPHAHIMSKAQLGPGAQIGVRTQVGEGAKVAGGSLIGDDQTIGDGERVATDRRGLRLAA, encoded by the coding sequence GTGGGCAAGAACTACATCGACATCGAGAACGACCGCGGCGAGACTCTGCGGTACCGCAAGCATGTCAACGGACGGGGCCTCGTGGCCAACGGCGCGAAGGTGCACCCGACGGCGTGCGTCGAAGCCGGCGCCTACGTCGAACCCGGCGTACAGATCGCCGCAGGCGCGTTCATCGGACGCGGCGCCTGGATCGAGAGCGATGTCGTCGTCGGCCCCAAGGCGCGCATCGCGCCGCACGCGCACATCATGTCGAAGGCCCAGCTCGGTCCGGGTGCGCAGATCGGCGTGCGTACGCAGGTGGGCGAGGGCGCGAAGGTGGCCGGGGGGTCACTCATCGGCGACGACCAGACCATCGGCGACGGCGAACGCGTCGCGACCGACCGACGCGGACTCCGCCTCGCGGCCTGA
- a CDS encoding ABC-F family ATP-binding cassette domain-containing protein: MPTRSPAVVLDRVSFSWPDGSRALRDVSGAFGTGRTGLVGRNGSGKTTLLRIIAGDLRPSSGRVTVPDGVATLPQRLTLDADRSVPDLLGVTGVLAAVRAVESGDVRAELFDLIGTDWDVEARAIAALADAGLSADALDRSASGLSGGEAMLVAVAGVRARRAPLTLLDEPTNNLDRDARERLGAMLQGWPGALVVVSHDVALLDLMDETAELYDDALSTFGGGYSAWRAWLETEQDAARRAERTAAQSVRREKRERIEAETKLAHRAQMGHKAQIEKRVPGMISGARKRAAQVSAGKMRGLVADRESVARASQEAAERRIRNDDSVRVDLPDPGVAAGRRIATLGDGGRTWILQGPERIAVIGPNGAGKTTLLERLTGSSDAAPPHLGALHAEAHTDRVAYLPQRLDGLDDAASVLQNVATTAPHLPTAELRNRLARFLLRGATVDRPVSALSGGERFRVSLARLLFADPPPQLLVLDEPTNNLDLDTVDQLVDALSGYRGALLVVSHDDAFLARLGLDLTLELRGGALREV; encoded by the coding sequence ATGCCCACCCGCTCACCCGCCGTCGTCCTCGACCGCGTGTCCTTCTCATGGCCGGACGGCTCCCGCGCGCTGCGGGACGTGTCCGGCGCGTTCGGCACCGGCCGCACCGGACTCGTCGGCCGCAACGGCTCCGGCAAGACGACACTGCTGCGGATCATCGCCGGTGACCTGCGTCCGTCCTCCGGCCGCGTCACGGTGCCGGACGGGGTAGCGACCCTGCCGCAGCGGCTGACCCTGGACGCGGATCGTTCCGTTCCCGACCTCCTCGGCGTCACCGGGGTGCTCGCCGCCGTCCGCGCCGTCGAGTCCGGCGATGTACGCGCGGAGCTGTTCGACCTGATCGGCACGGACTGGGACGTGGAGGCGCGCGCGATCGCCGCACTGGCCGATGCCGGCCTCTCTGCGGACGCCCTCGACCGCTCGGCCTCCGGACTCTCCGGGGGCGAGGCGATGCTCGTGGCGGTCGCCGGCGTGCGGGCGCGCCGGGCTCCGCTCACGCTGCTGGACGAGCCGACGAACAACCTCGACCGCGACGCCCGCGAGCGGCTGGGCGCGATGCTGCAGGGATGGCCGGGCGCTCTCGTCGTGGTCAGCCACGACGTCGCACTGCTCGACCTCATGGACGAGACCGCCGAGCTCTACGACGATGCCCTGAGCACCTTCGGCGGCGGATATTCCGCGTGGCGGGCCTGGTTGGAGACCGAACAGGATGCGGCTCGCCGGGCCGAGCGGACCGCTGCTCAGTCGGTCCGGCGGGAGAAGCGCGAGCGCATCGAGGCCGAGACCAAGCTCGCCCATCGCGCACAGATGGGACACAAGGCGCAGATCGAGAAGCGCGTGCCCGGCATGATCTCCGGCGCGCGCAAGCGGGCCGCGCAGGTGTCTGCCGGGAAGATGCGCGGGCTCGTCGCGGACCGGGAGTCCGTCGCGCGGGCGTCCCAGGAGGCCGCGGAACGACGCATCCGGAACGACGACTCCGTGCGGGTCGATCTTCCGGATCCGGGCGTGGCCGCCGGACGGCGCATCGCGACCCTGGGCGACGGCGGGCGGACCTGGATCCTGCAGGGCCCCGAACGGATCGCCGTCATCGGGCCGAACGGCGCCGGCAAGACCACCCTCCTGGAGCGTCTCACCGGCTCCTCTGATGCGGCTCCCCCGCACCTCGGCGCGCTGCACGCCGAGGCGCACACCGACCGGGTCGCCTACCTGCCGCAGCGCCTGGACGGCCTCGACGATGCCGCATCGGTCCTGCAGAACGTGGCGACCACCGCGCCGCACCTGCCCACTGCGGAGTTGCGGAATCGGCTCGCTCGATTCCTCCTGCGCGGCGCCACGGTCGACCGCCCCGTCTCCGCGCTGTCGGGCGGGGAGCGTTTCCGGGTCTCGCTGGCCCGCCTGCTGTTCGCGGACCCCCCTCCGCAGCTCCTCGTGCTCGACGAGCCGACCAACAACCTCGACCTGGACACGGTCGACCAGCTCGTGGACGCCCTGTCCGGCTATCGCGGCGCCCTGCTCGTGGTGAGTCACGACGATGCGTTCCTCGCCCGGCTCGGCCTGGATCTGACCCTGGAGTTGCGCGGAGGCGCGCTGCGGGAGGTGTGA
- a CDS encoding LysR family substrate-binding domain-containing protein: MAGHRKGRPATGRKNPGRGSTPARPAPPRAGARTARPADAPADPPRPGPFRLGAVAGATPGKWIDTWSERMPRNPLELIPLSAEEQIPAVHAALVDAAIIRLPADTGGLHVIRLYTEESVVVCARESHLTVADELSAADLAGETLIVPADDVLDVSVPGTVAPRFPRLETTEDAIATVATGVGITIVPMSLARLHRRKDVEHRPLRDGPTSPVALVWSAEREDPLVDTFIGIVRGRTARSSRG; the protein is encoded by the coding sequence ATGGCAGGACACCGCAAGGGCAGACCCGCGACCGGACGCAAGAACCCCGGCCGCGGCAGCACCCCGGCACGCCCCGCGCCACCCCGAGCGGGTGCGCGTACGGCCCGCCCCGCGGATGCGCCCGCCGATCCGCCGCGCCCCGGCCCGTTCCGACTCGGCGCCGTCGCGGGTGCGACCCCCGGAAAATGGATCGACACCTGGTCCGAGCGGATGCCCCGGAACCCCCTCGAGCTCATCCCCCTCAGCGCCGAGGAACAGATACCGGCCGTCCACGCCGCCCTCGTGGACGCGGCGATCATCCGCCTCCCCGCCGACACCGGCGGGCTGCACGTCATCCGGCTCTACACGGAGGAATCCGTCGTGGTCTGCGCACGGGAGTCCCACCTCACCGTCGCCGACGAGCTCTCGGCCGCGGATCTCGCCGGGGAGACCCTGATCGTGCCCGCCGACGACGTGCTGGACGTGTCCGTCCCGGGCACGGTGGCGCCGCGGTTCCCCCGCCTGGAGACGACCGAGGACGCGATCGCGACGGTCGCGACGGGAGTGGGCATCACGATCGTGCCGATGTCGCTCGCCCGTCTGCACCGGCGCAAGGATGTGGAGCACCGACCGCTCCGGGACGGACCCACCTCGCCCGTCGCCCTGGTCTGGTCGGCGGAGCGCGAGGATCCGCTCGTCGACACGTTCATCGGCATCGTCCGCGGACGCACCGCGCGTTCGTCGCGCGGCTGA
- a CDS encoding HNH endonuclease signature motif containing protein yields MTTSRLPFGTSDADAAVLAGLVSTSRQVLAQKNAGDAGEVRFLADAGAFALRQAGKNSVQAKEMALRSVAAEIAAAWHDSDRSVLARMNRAMTLVDHYPETVTAYEQGRILRRHVDLVVECGTPLDTEARGLLDAAAVVQCEQNSPNRARPLLQMLAESLQPRTLTDRHQDAREHRRVRVLPLEDGMAELIVTLPVTLAHAILDRLTRQASAVKDVRERARVAARAGAGAAGAVAEPESLGAGAEQESLGAGAEQESLIGVDDEPAPAEVLASDERTTDQIRADLLADMLLTTTPGTDPHLDGDGAGGLGAIRAVVQVTVPVLTLLGRSDLPADLTGTSPIDPATARTLAGNSPGLDRILTHPITGAVLTTDRYQPTADLKRFLRGRDHRCRFPGCRMPAIRSDIDHTRDHAHGGPTDAGNLAHLCRGHHTLKHATPWKVRQLPHGILEWTSPAGHTYTDHPPGPALPGTTATALTNTGIRTGTPPGTGRPSVTFTPDGEPPPF; encoded by the coding sequence ATGACGACATCGAGACTCCCCTTCGGCACGAGCGACGCGGACGCCGCCGTGCTGGCCGGGTTGGTGTCGACATCGCGGCAGGTGCTGGCGCAGAAGAACGCCGGTGATGCGGGCGAGGTCCGGTTCCTCGCCGACGCGGGAGCGTTCGCGCTGCGGCAAGCCGGGAAGAACTCCGTGCAGGCCAAGGAAATGGCGTTAAGGTCCGTCGCAGCGGAGATCGCGGCGGCGTGGCACGACTCCGACCGGTCCGTGCTCGCCCGGATGAACCGGGCGATGACCCTCGTCGACCACTACCCGGAGACCGTCACCGCGTACGAGCAGGGCCGGATCCTCCGCCGGCACGTGGATCTGGTCGTGGAATGCGGCACACCCCTGGATACGGAAGCGCGGGGGTTGTTGGATGCGGCCGCGGTCGTGCAGTGCGAACAGAACTCCCCCAACCGGGCGAGACCCCTGCTGCAGATGCTCGCCGAGTCGCTGCAGCCCCGCACCCTCACCGACCGGCACCAGGACGCGAGGGAACACCGCCGCGTCCGCGTCCTGCCGTTGGAGGACGGGATGGCGGAACTGATCGTCACGCTCCCGGTCACGCTCGCGCACGCCATCCTCGACCGGCTCACCCGGCAAGCGTCCGCAGTCAAGGACGTCCGGGAACGCGCACGGGTGGCGGCTAGGGCGGGTGCCGGTGCGGCGGGTGCGGTCGCGGAGCCGGAAAGTCTGGGTGCGGGTGCGGAGCAGGAAAGTCTGGGTGCGGGTGCGGAGCAGGAGAGTCTGATCGGGGTGGATGACGAGCCGGCACCCGCGGAAGTCCTCGCGTCGGACGAGCGGACCACCGATCAGATCCGCGCGGACCTGCTCGCCGACATGCTCCTGACCACCACCCCCGGTACCGACCCGCACCTCGATGGTGACGGAGCGGGCGGACTCGGCGCGATCCGCGCGGTCGTGCAGGTCACCGTCCCTGTGCTCACCCTCCTCGGGCGAAGCGACCTCCCCGCCGACCTCACCGGAACCTCCCCCATCGACCCGGCCACCGCTCGCACCCTCGCCGGGAATTCTCCGGGGCTCGACCGGATCCTGACCCACCCCATCACCGGAGCCGTGCTCACCACCGACCGATACCAACCGACCGCCGACCTGAAACGATTCCTCCGCGGCAGAGACCACCGCTGCCGATTCCCCGGCTGCCGCATGCCCGCCATCCGCTCCGACATCGACCACACCCGCGACCACGCCCACGGCGGACCCACCGACGCCGGAAACCTCGCCCACCTCTGCCGCGGACACCACACCCTCAAACACGCCACACCCTGGAAAGTCAGACAACTCCCCCACGGGATCCTGGAATGGACCTCCCCCGCCGGACACACCTACACCGACCACCCACCCGGACCCGCCCTCCCCGGCACCACCGCAACAGCCCTCACCAACACAGGCATCAGGACCGGCACACCACCCGGCACCGGCAGACCGTCGGTCACCTTCACCCCCGACGGCGAGCCGCCACCCTTCTGA
- a CDS encoding ATP-dependent helicase, with translation MGDVLHRFSPATQDWFRGAFPEPTAAQAGAWEAISQGRHALVVAPTGSGKTLSAFLWAIDSVFRERQDAPAQPEQDPGRGRRKRPERDPARTRVLYISPLKALGVDVERNLRSPLVGIGHSARRLGVPAPQVTVGVRSGDTPSADRRKLVTDPPDILITTPESLYLMLTSQAKETLRNVHTVIVDEVHAVAATKRGAHLAVSLERLDALLDEPAQRIGLSATVRPIDEVARFLGGAAPVDIVAPRASKTFDLSVVVPVDDMLNPPPPPGEAPPPATPAAAEDPDTDTEGDWFAPPGPRSENTESTGSLWPHVEEAIVDRILQHRSTIVFSNSRRLAERLTARLNEIYSERLGIDLPEATVPAAMMAQAGATAGADPVLAKAHHGSVSKEQRAIVEDELKSGVLRCVVATSSLELGIDMGAVDLVIQVEAPPSAASGLQRVGRAGHQVGEISKAALFPKHRGDVLHTAIVTERMLAGQIEAIRIPQNPLDILAQQTVAATALETLDVEEWFETVRRSAPFRTLPRSAYEATLDLLAGRFPSDEFAELRPRVVWDRDQGTITGRPGAQRIAVTSGGTIPDRGLFGVFVAGESQNARVGELDEEMVYESRVNDVFTLGTTSWRIVEITHDRVNVVPAFGQPGKVPFWHGDGIGRPAELGEALGRFSREVSAAAPEKARARLTEAGLDDRAQDNLLAYLAEQREATGSVPSDRQLTVERSRDEVGDWRVILHSPYGMQVHAPWALAVNARIRERLGVEGSAVASDDGIIARIPDATADPPGAELFVFDADELDRIVTDEVGGSALFASRFRECAARALLMPRTNPNRRSPLWQQRQRSAQLLEVARRHPTFPIILETLREVLQDVYDLPALMRIARQIADRRIRLVETTTTQPSPFARDLLFGYVGAFMYEGDSPLAERRAAALSVDPGLLSELLGKIEMRELLDPAVIEQFEREAQRLAPDRRAKGLEGVADLLRILGPLDEAEIAERLRGTETEGEDEPVPVAADAALAAAHAESLVQARRAIRVSIAGTPRIAAIEDAGRLRDALGVALPVGVPQAFLEPFPDPFGDLVARHARTHGPFTADAVAARFGVGVAVARHALQRLESSGRVTSGFFLPETRAPQPDETEWCDTEVLRRLRMRSLAAIRGSVEPVPPDSFARFLPSWQHLTRPLDGVDGTLMVIEQLAGVPLPASAWESLVLPSRVRDYAPGMLDELTTTGEVLWAGHGSLPGRDGWISLHPADTAALTLPEPEIDVPADSLDARVLDVLSAGGAYFPAQVRALTEAENDQSVVEALWRLAWSGRVTNDTFAPVRGLLAGGSQAHRVARRAPRARMFRGTSLPRPTAPARSATAGGRWSVLPAAESDPTLRATAAAGLLLDRYGVVTRGAVQNEGIPGGFAQMYRVLSGFEEAGHCRRGYLIEKLGAAQFAASATIDRLREYAALPDPPPRTAVTLAATDPANPYGAALGWPARESGKHRPGRKAGALVVLVDGELVLYLERGGKTALAFSEDEEELAAATRSLATTARARALETLTIEQVNGTFVIGAAIGRMLRDAGFVESPRGMTLRRQTAGDAVRATREPLGGTRA, from the coding sequence GTGGGCGACGTGCTGCACCGGTTCTCCCCTGCCACGCAGGACTGGTTCCGCGGCGCCTTCCCCGAGCCGACAGCCGCGCAGGCCGGCGCCTGGGAGGCCATCTCACAGGGCAGGCACGCCCTCGTGGTCGCCCCGACCGGATCGGGCAAGACCCTCTCGGCCTTCCTCTGGGCGATCGACAGCGTGTTCCGAGAGCGGCAGGACGCCCCCGCCCAACCCGAGCAGGACCCGGGACGCGGGCGCCGCAAGCGACCCGAACGCGATCCCGCCCGCACCCGTGTCCTCTACATCTCCCCACTGAAGGCCCTGGGCGTCGACGTGGAGCGGAACCTCCGATCGCCGCTCGTCGGCATCGGCCACTCCGCGCGCCGCCTCGGCGTCCCCGCCCCGCAGGTCACGGTCGGCGTCCGCTCCGGGGACACCCCCTCGGCCGACCGCCGCAAGCTCGTCACCGATCCGCCCGACATCCTCATCACCACCCCCGAGTCCCTCTACCTGATGCTGACCAGCCAGGCGAAGGAGACGCTCCGCAACGTGCACACCGTCATCGTCGACGAGGTGCACGCGGTCGCCGCGACCAAGCGCGGCGCCCACCTCGCCGTCAGCCTCGAGCGCCTGGACGCCCTGCTCGATGAACCCGCGCAACGCATCGGACTGTCCGCGACGGTCCGCCCGATCGACGAGGTCGCCCGGTTCCTCGGCGGCGCCGCCCCGGTCGACATCGTCGCCCCGCGCGCGAGCAAGACCTTCGATCTGTCGGTCGTCGTCCCCGTCGACGACATGCTGAACCCGCCGCCCCCACCGGGCGAGGCTCCCCCGCCCGCAACCCCGGCCGCAGCGGAAGACCCGGACACGGATACGGAAGGCGACTGGTTCGCCCCGCCCGGCCCGCGGAGCGAGAACACCGAATCCACCGGCTCGCTCTGGCCCCACGTCGAGGAGGCGATCGTCGACCGCATCCTCCAGCACCGCTCCACGATCGTGTTCTCGAACTCGCGCCGCCTGGCCGAACGCCTCACCGCGCGCCTCAACGAGATCTACAGCGAGCGACTGGGGATCGACCTGCCGGAGGCCACGGTGCCGGCGGCGATGATGGCGCAGGCCGGAGCGACCGCCGGAGCCGACCCCGTGCTCGCGAAGGCCCACCACGGCTCCGTCTCCAAGGAGCAGCGGGCCATCGTCGAGGACGAGCTGAAATCCGGCGTGCTGCGCTGCGTCGTCGCCACCAGCAGCCTGGAACTCGGCATCGACATGGGTGCCGTCGACCTCGTGATCCAGGTCGAGGCGCCGCCCTCCGCGGCCTCAGGGCTGCAGCGCGTCGGTCGCGCCGGGCACCAGGTGGGCGAGATCAGCAAGGCAGCGCTCTTCCCCAAGCACCGCGGCGACGTGCTGCACACCGCGATCGTCACCGAGCGGATGCTCGCCGGCCAGATCGAAGCCATCCGGATCCCGCAGAACCCGCTGGACATCCTCGCCCAGCAGACCGTGGCCGCGACAGCGCTGGAGACGCTCGACGTCGAGGAGTGGTTCGAGACGGTGCGCCGCAGCGCCCCGTTCCGCACCCTGCCCCGCTCCGCCTACGAGGCGACGCTCGACCTGCTGGCCGGCCGGTTCCCCTCGGACGAGTTCGCGGAGCTCCGCCCCCGCGTGGTCTGGGACCGCGACCAGGGCACGATCACGGGCCGCCCCGGCGCGCAACGGATCGCGGTCACGAGCGGCGGCACCATCCCGGACCGCGGCCTGTTCGGGGTCTTCGTGGCCGGGGAGTCCCAGAACGCCCGGGTCGGGGAGCTCGACGAGGAGATGGTCTATGAATCGCGGGTGAACGACGTGTTCACCCTCGGCACGACCAGCTGGCGGATCGTGGAGATCACCCACGACCGCGTCAACGTGGTCCCCGCATTCGGTCAGCCCGGGAAGGTGCCGTTCTGGCACGGCGACGGCATCGGACGTCCCGCCGAGCTCGGTGAGGCGCTCGGGAGGTTCTCCCGGGAGGTCTCCGCCGCCGCCCCGGAGAAGGCGCGCGCCCGGCTCACCGAGGCCGGACTCGACGACCGCGCTCAGGACAACCTGCTCGCCTACCTCGCGGAACAGCGCGAGGCCACCGGATCGGTGCCCAGCGATCGCCAGCTCACGGTGGAACGCAGCCGCGACGAGGTGGGCGACTGGCGCGTGATCCTGCACTCGCCCTACGGGATGCAGGTGCACGCCCCCTGGGCGCTGGCGGTGAACGCCCGCATCCGGGAACGCCTGGGCGTCGAGGGTTCGGCGGTGGCCAGCGACGACGGCATCATCGCCCGGATCCCGGATGCGACCGCCGACCCGCCGGGCGCGGAACTGTTCGTCTTCGACGCCGACGAGCTCGACCGGATCGTCACCGACGAGGTGGGCGGCTCGGCACTGTTCGCGTCCCGCTTCCGGGAGTGCGCAGCACGGGCGCTGCTCATGCCCCGGACGAACCCGAACCGGCGCAGCCCGCTCTGGCAGCAGCGGCAGCGCTCCGCGCAGCTGCTGGAGGTCGCGCGCCGGCACCCCACGTTCCCGATCATCCTGGAAACGCTGCGGGAGGTGCTGCAGGACGTCTACGACCTGCCCGCGCTGATGCGCATCGCGCGGCAGATCGCGGACCGCCGCATCCGCCTCGTCGAGACCACCACGACGCAACCCTCGCCGTTCGCGCGCGATCTGCTCTTCGGGTACGTGGGCGCGTTCATGTACGAGGGCGACTCGCCCCTCGCCGAACGGCGCGCGGCCGCACTGTCCGTCGACCCGGGGCTGCTCTCGGAGCTGCTCGGCAAGATCGAGATGCGCGAGCTGCTGGACCCCGCCGTCATCGAGCAGTTCGAGCGCGAGGCGCAACGCCTCGCCCCGGACCGCCGAGCGAAGGGCCTCGAGGGCGTCGCCGACCTGCTGCGCATCCTCGGGCCGCTCGACGAGGCCGAGATCGCGGAACGCCTGCGCGGCACGGAGACCGAGGGAGAGGACGAGCCGGTTCCCGTCGCGGCCGACGCCGCGCTCGCGGCGGCGCACGCCGAATCACTCGTGCAGGCACGCCGCGCGATCCGGGTGAGCATCGCCGGAACCCCGCGGATCGCGGCCATCGAGGATGCCGGGCGCTTGCGGGACGCCCTCGGCGTCGCGCTCCCGGTGGGTGTGCCGCAGGCCTTCCTCGAACCGTTCCCCGACCCCTTCGGCGACCTCGTCGCCCGCCACGCGCGCACCCACGGTCCTTTCACCGCGGACGCGGTCGCCGCCCGTTTCGGCGTCGGCGTGGCTGTCGCCCGGCACGCACTGCAGCGCCTGGAGTCTTCGGGACGCGTCACGAGCGGATTCTTCCTCCCCGAGACCCGGGCACCGCAGCCGGACGAGACGGAGTGGTGCGACACCGAGGTGCTCCGCCGCCTGCGGATGCGGTCGCTCGCTGCCATCCGCGGGAGCGTCGAGCCCGTCCCGCCGGACTCGTTCGCCCGCTTCCTGCCGTCCTGGCAGCACCTCACCCGTCCGCTGGACGGCGTCGACGGGACCCTCATGGTCATCGAGCAGCTCGCCGGCGTCCCCCTCCCCGCGAGCGCCTGGGAGTCCCTCGTGCTGCCCTCGCGCGTGCGCGACTACGCACCCGGGATGCTGGACGAGCTCACGACGACCGGCGAGGTCCTCTGGGCCGGGCACGGCTCCCTCCCCGGCCGGGACGGCTGGATCTCCCTGCACCCCGCCGACACGGCGGCGCTCACCCTTCCGGAACCCGAGATCGACGTGCCCGCCGACTCCCTCGACGCGCGCGTGCTCGACGTGCTGTCGGCCGGCGGCGCTTATTTCCCCGCGCAGGTGCGCGCGCTGACGGAGGCGGAGAACGACCAGTCCGTTGTCGAGGCGCTCTGGCGGCTCGCCTGGTCCGGCCGGGTGACCAACGACACGTTCGCCCCGGTACGCGGGCTCCTCGCGGGCGGATCGCAGGCGCACCGCGTCGCCCGACGGGCGCCACGCGCCCGGATGTTCCGCGGGACCTCCCTGCCCCGGCCCACGGCGCCCGCCCGGTCCGCCACGGCGGGAGGACGCTGGTCCGTGCTGCCCGCGGCCGAGTCCGACCCCACCCTGCGGGCGACCGCCGCGGCCGGCCTCCTGCTCGACCGATACGGCGTCGTCACCCGGGGCGCTGTGCAGAACGAGGGGATCCCGGGTGGGTTCGCCCAGATGTACCGCGTGCTGTCCGGCTTCGAGGAGGCAGGGCACTGCCGCCGCGGCTATCTCATCGAGAAGCTGGGTGCGGCGCAGTTCGCCGCCTCGGCCACGATCGACCGGCTGCGCGAGTACGCGGCGCTCCCGGACCCACCGCCCCGCACGGCGGTCACCCTGGCCGCGACGGACCCCGCCAATCCCTACGGGGCGGCGCTCGGCTGGCCCGCGCGAGAGAGCGGCAAGCACCGCCCTGGCCGCAAGGCCGGCGCCCTCGTGGTGCTGGTCGACGGGGAGCTCGTGCTCTACCTCGAACGCGGCGGGAAGACCGCGCTGGCGTTCAGCGAGGACGAGGAGGAGCTGGCCGCCGCCACCCGTTCGCTCGCCACGACGGCCCGCGCGCGCGCACTCGAGACGCTGACGATCGAGCAGGTCAACGGGACGTTCGTGATCGGAGCGGCGATCGGGCGGATGCTGCGCGACGCCGGGTTCGTCGAATCCCCGCGCGGGATGACGCTGCGTCGGCAGACGGCGGGCGATGCGGTCCGAGCGACGCGGGAGCCCCTGGGGGGCACTCGTGCCTGA
- the aqpZ gene encoding aquaporin Z, with protein sequence MSDPRPEPAREATELDHTPSTAPAGPSAAAVLLAEFFGTFVLVFGAISTALFAADFGASEDGTSLGVGFLGVALAFGLTIVAGAYAFGPISGGHFNPAVTLGLAAAGRFPWKSTIGYIVAQVVGGAVGTSAIALIGAFGPDGWFDAAREGGFASNGWDQLSPGGFGFGSAVVVEILFTGLFVMVILGVTHPTRGNPALAGLVIGLTLTLIHLATIPVDNTSVNPARSIATAIYGGGDALGQLWAFIVFPIVGALIAGVCYRMLFDGKRGR encoded by the coding sequence ATGAGCGATCCCCGGCCGGAGCCGGCGCGCGAAGCGACCGAGCTCGACCACACTCCCTCCACCGCCCCGGCCGGACCCTCTGCCGCGGCGGTCCTGCTGGCCGAGTTCTTCGGGACGTTCGTGCTCGTCTTCGGCGCGATCAGCACCGCACTGTTCGCGGCCGACTTCGGTGCGAGCGAGGACGGCACGTCTCTGGGGGTGGGCTTCCTCGGCGTCGCCCTCGCGTTCGGGCTCACGATCGTCGCGGGCGCCTATGCGTTCGGCCCGATCTCCGGAGGTCACTTCAATCCCGCGGTCACGCTGGGGCTGGCCGCGGCGGGACGTTTCCCCTGGAAGAGCACGATCGGGTACATCGTCGCGCAGGTCGTGGGCGGTGCCGTCGGCACCAGCGCGATCGCCCTGATCGGCGCGTTCGGACCGGACGGGTGGTTCGACGCCGCGCGGGAGGGCGGCTTCGCCAGTAACGGCTGGGATCAGCTCTCCCCGGGCGGGTTCGGCTTCGGCTCGGCCGTCGTGGTGGAGATCCTCTTCACCGGGCTCTTCGTCATGGTGATCCTGGGCGTGACCCATCCCACCCGGGGCAACCCCGCCCTCGCCGGCCTGGTGATCGGCCTGACGCTGACCCTCATCCACCTCGCGACCATCCCGGTCGACAACACCTCGGTCAACCCGGCCCGATCGATCGCGACGGCCATTTACGGGGGCGGGGACGCGCTCGGGCAGCTGTGGGCGTTCATCGTTTTCCCGATCGTGGGGGCGCTGATCGCGGGCGTCTGCTACCGCATGCTGTTCGACGGGAAGCGCGGGCGCTGA
- a CDS encoding DNA-formamidopyrimidine glycosylase family protein: MPEGDTVYRTAHRLDAALTGRELIRCDLRVPRVATVDLRGETVRSVIPRGKHLLIRVGGVSVHSHLKMEGEWHVYVPGARWQKPAHTARAVLGVPGADAVGFDLAMLDVVPTTDEHDLVGHLGPDPLAEDWDPAEAARRLAADDRAVHVAVLDQRNVAGFGNVYANELLFVRGIDPTTPAREVDTTALIETGARMMRANRDRPARTFTGEDRPGRRMWVYGRAGRPCRRCGTLVRETSLGAQPTSERNVFWCPRCQRPRFPSNSMR; encoded by the coding sequence GTGCCTGAGGGCGACACCGTCTACCGCACGGCCCACCGGCTGGACGCAGCCCTCACCGGGCGCGAGCTCATCCGTTGCGACCTGCGGGTCCCGCGGGTGGCGACGGTGGACCTGCGCGGGGAGACGGTGCGGTCGGTGATCCCGCGCGGCAAGCACCTGCTCATCCGTGTGGGAGGGGTGAGCGTGCACTCGCATCTGAAGATGGAGGGCGAGTGGCACGTCTACGTGCCCGGCGCCCGGTGGCAGAAACCCGCGCACACCGCGCGCGCCGTCCTCGGCGTCCCCGGCGCGGATGCGGTGGGTTTCGACCTGGCGATGCTGGATGTCGTCCCGACGACGGACGAGCACGACCTGGTCGGGCACCTCGGACCGGATCCGCTCGCCGAGGACTGGGACCCTGCCGAGGCCGCGCGTCGGCTGGCGGCGGACGATCGCGCGGTCCACGTCGCGGTGCTCGACCAGCGGAACGTCGCGGGGTTCGGGAACGTGTACGCCAACGAACTGCTCTTCGTGCGCGGCATCGACCCCACCACGCCCGCCCGGGAGGTCGACACCACCGCCCTCATCGAGACCGGCGCACGGATGATGCGGGCGAACCGGGACCGCCCCGCCCGCACCTTCACCGGCGAGGATCGCCCCGGCCGCAGGATGTGGGTGTACGGCCGCGCGGGCAGGCCGTGCCGCCGGTGTGGCACTCTCGTGCGGGAGACCTCGCTCGGCGCGCAGCCGACGTCGGAACGTAACGTCTTCTGGTGTCCGCGCTGTCAGCGCCCGCGCTTCCCGTCGAACAGCATGCGGTAG